A stretch of the Aphis gossypii isolate Hap1 chromosome 2, ASM2018417v2, whole genome shotgun sequence genome encodes the following:
- the LOC114123662 gene encoding trypsin-like: MLPTVVAALLIAAIQVVQVTGKVLDKQLTKFCAPCDKPCGTQPERRSAFAKIVNGKDTRENEFGWAATLARRGQFYCGGTLITKKHVLTAAHCVENFSPKDLTVTIGEHDRKVDTGRKSVHHVAHIHRHQDFRLSTFDNDIAIIELREAASINNPWVRVACLPKSAETSYEGIKGTVIGWGRLGERKKSSNILQKVDVPIISNADCKEMGYSPEKITGNMICAGYREGQQDACQGDSGGPMHRRVDSSDIMEVIGIVSWGKGCARENYPGVYTRVANYLDWIMDHTGDECICGAESS, translated from the exons GTGCTGGACAAACAGTTGACCAAATTTTGCGCGCCGTGtg ATAAGCCATGTGGGACCCAACCGGAACGGAGGTCGGCTTTCGCGAAAATCGTTAACGGCAAAGACACTCGGGAAAACGAATTCGGTTGGGCGGCTACGTTGGCCCGTCGCGGTCAGTTCTATTGCGGCGGCACGCTCATCACCAAGAAGCACGTTCTCACCGCCGCCCATTGCGTCGAGAA TTTCAGCCCTAAAGATCTAACCGTGACCATCGGTGAACACGACCGGAAAGTCGACACCGGTCGCAAGTCCGTGCACCACGTGGCCCATATACACCGGCATCAAGACTTCCGGCTAAGCACATTCGACAACGACATCGCCATCATAGAACTTCGTGAAGCCGCGTCCATCAACAATCCGTGGGTGCGCGTCGCGTGCTTACCCAAGTCCG CTGAAACGTCATACGAAGGTATCAAGGGCACAGTGATCGGATGGGGCAGATTGGGCGAGCGCAAAAAATCATCCAACATCTTGCAGAAAGTCGACGTACCGATCATATCGAACGCGGACTGCAAGGAAATGGGATATTCACCAGAGAAGATCACCGGTAACATGATATGCGCTGGATATAGGGAAGGACAACAAGACGCCTGTCAG gGTGATAGTGGCGGACCTATGCACAGACGTGTAGATTCTTCTGATATCATGGAAGTCATtg GAATCGTGTCTTGGGGCAAAGGATGTGCCAGAGAAAACTATCCAGGAGTGTATACCAGAGTGGCCAATTACCTGGACTGGATTATGGATCATACAGGAGACGAATGCATCTGTGGAGCCGAAAGTTCCTGA